From Rhodothermales bacterium, the proteins below share one genomic window:
- a CDS encoding Gfo/Idh/MocA family oxidoreductase, with the protein MSQPVDRRTFVKTAAAAGLGLGLTGPLQGLRRPASPNAKLVVAVMGVNGRGGALANSFALTPGAEVGFICDVDERAIAKAVKDVRERQDREPKGVKDFRTLLDGNDIDALVIAAPDHWHTPAALMALQAGKNVYVEKPCGQNPREGELLIAAQKKYGKVVQMGTQQRSAPESIEVIQAIREGLIGEARYAKCWYANTRGSIGKGKIAEVPSWLDYELWQGPAPRRPYQDNLIHYNWHWFWHWGTGEALNNGTHEVDVCRWALGVDYPTRVTSSGGRYHFNDDWEFYDTQVMSFDFAGGKSITWEGRSCNGMPFYDRGRGSTIHGTEGTVLLDREGYIVYDLAGKEIKRRMRKETTNALNTVGADGLTDIHIRNFVDGVTDGKMLNTPIETGHKSVLLCHLGNVAQYTGMTLECDPTNGHVKNDTIMKQMWGREYEPGWEPTV; encoded by the coding sequence ATGTCGCAACCCGTCGATCGCCGCACATTTGTCAAGACCGCCGCAGCCGCCGGCCTCGGGCTGGGCCTGACCGGTCCCCTGCAGGGCCTGCGACGCCCCGCATCGCCGAACGCCAAACTCGTCGTCGCCGTCATGGGCGTGAACGGCCGGGGCGGCGCGCTGGCCAATTCGTTCGCGCTGACGCCGGGGGCTGAAGTCGGTTTTATCTGCGATGTCGACGAGCGCGCGATCGCGAAGGCGGTCAAGGATGTGCGTGAGCGCCAGGACCGCGAGCCGAAGGGCGTAAAGGATTTCCGGACCCTGCTGGACGGCAACGACATCGACGCCCTCGTCATCGCGGCGCCGGACCACTGGCACACGCCGGCGGCGCTGATGGCCCTGCAGGCCGGAAAAAACGTCTACGTCGAAAAACCGTGCGGCCAGAACCCGCGCGAAGGCGAACTCCTGATCGCCGCCCAGAAGAAATACGGCAAGGTCGTCCAGATGGGCACCCAGCAGCGGTCGGCGCCGGAGTCGATCGAAGTGATCCAGGCGATCCGCGAGGGGCTGATCGGCGAGGCTCGCTACGCCAAATGCTGGTACGCCAACACCCGCGGCTCCATCGGCAAGGGCAAGATCGCCGAAGTGCCCTCCTGGCTCGACTACGAGCTATGGCAGGGTCCGGCACCGCGCCGGCCTTACCAGGACAATCTCATCCACTACAACTGGCACTGGTTCTGGCACTGGGGAACGGGTGAAGCGCTGAACAACGGGACGCATGAAGTCGATGTCTGCCGCTGGGCGCTTGGCGTCGATTACCCGACCCGCGTCACCTCCTCCGGCGGCCGCTACCACTTCAACGACGACTGGGAGTTCTACGACACGCAGGTGATGTCCTTCGACTTCGCCGGCGGCAAATCCATCACCTGGGAAGGCCGCAGCTGCAACGGGATGCCGTTCTACGACCGCGGCCGCGGATCGACGATCCACGGCACGGAAGGCACCGTCCTGCTGGACCGTGAAGGCTACATCGTCTACGACCTGGCCGGCAAGGAGATCAAGCGCCGCATGCGCAAGGAAACCACCAACGCCCTCAATACCGTAGGCGCCGACGGCCTCACCGACATCCACATCAGGAACTTCGTGGACGGGGTCACCGACGGCAAGATGCTCAACACCCCCATCGAAACCGGCCACAAGAGCGTCCTGCTCTGCCACCTGGGCAATGTCGCCCAGTACACAGGCATGACCCTGGAATGCGACCCGACCAACGGCCACGTCAAAAACGACACGATCATGAAGCAGATGTGGGGCCGCGAGTACGAACCAGGCTGGGAACCGACCGTGTGA
- a CDS encoding methyl-accepting chemotaxis protein: MTLAAVVVTARSTSETPAASATVSPNAETRTGHVLEVMLRILAQTSQEETVDDAMRTFLKGIREQLKAQYGAVTVYNLNGELTNFLHMGFTEEQLRRMTRQPEGRGLLGYILKEQKFLRLDDMSKHPNSTGFPSEHPAMKSLLAGPITHKGRSLGSIYLSERTDGKPFSEEDESFLRVACTVAAVFINEKYAIRDKQLMQEEASALAGIIDRLSQGDFAVEVDPHAENETISLIRRKTSQMASNLRKLIRELIQVAQTLTDTSHQISTTAENLAHGAQQQSMQAEDVSAAVEEMAQTIADNANNTSMTSDMAQNNGQVAQEGGHVVHQTVEAIRKIVNMVNESAATVERLGDSSRQIGEIVSVIDEIADQTNMLALNAAIEAARAGEHGKGFAVVADEVRKLAERTSNSTQEISRMIKTVQTETQQAVNAMRRGSTEAAQGNEYAEQASSALEKILIETQKVVDMITQIATATEEQSATSTVIAQNVETMAVRRRNPRRVSPARRVERDLQELTDQLGTIVSRFNIGDRHTTTASAEVHAHA; the protein is encoded by the coding sequence TTGACGCTGGCTGCCGTCGTGGTGACCGCGCGTTCTACGTCGGAGACGCCGGCGGCCTCCGCTACGGTGTCGCCTAACGCCGAAACGCGGACGGGACATGTGCTCGAAGTCATGCTCCGTATCCTGGCGCAGACCAGCCAGGAAGAGACGGTTGACGACGCCATGCGCACCTTCCTCAAGGGCATTCGCGAACAGCTGAAAGCGCAGTACGGCGCCGTGACGGTGTATAACCTGAACGGCGAGCTGACGAACTTTCTGCATATGGGTTTTACGGAAGAACAGCTTCGCCGCATGACCCGTCAGCCGGAAGGGCGCGGCCTGCTGGGCTATATCCTGAAGGAACAGAAGTTTCTGCGCCTCGACGACATGTCGAAGCATCCGAATTCAACCGGCTTCCCGAGCGAACACCCGGCGATGAAGTCGCTGCTCGCCGGCCCGATCACGCACAAGGGCCGCTCGCTGGGCAGCATCTATCTGTCCGAACGCACGGACGGCAAGCCGTTCTCGGAGGAAGACGAAAGCTTCCTGCGCGTCGCCTGTACGGTGGCCGCCGTCTTCATCAACGAGAAGTATGCGATTCGTGACAAGCAGTTGATGCAGGAAGAAGCGAGCGCGCTCGCCGGCATCATCGACCGCCTGTCCCAGGGCGACTTCGCCGTCGAAGTGGATCCGCATGCGGAGAACGAAACGATCAGCCTCATCCGCCGCAAAACCTCCCAGATGGCGAGCAACCTGCGCAAGCTGATCCGCGAACTCATCCAGGTGGCCCAGACGCTGACGGATACCTCGCATCAGATTTCGACCACGGCCGAGAACCTGGCGCACGGCGCCCAGCAGCAGTCGATGCAGGCCGAGGACGTCTCGGCCGCCGTCGAGGAGATGGCCCAGACGATCGCGGACAACGCGAACAACACGTCGATGACGTCGGATATGGCGCAGAACAACGGCCAGGTCGCCCAGGAAGGCGGACACGTCGTGCACCAGACGGTGGAGGCCATCCGCAAGATCGTCAACATGGTCAACGAATCCGCTGCCACGGTCGAGCGCCTCGGAGACTCGAGCCGGCAGATCGGCGAGATCGTGTCGGTGATCGACGAGATCGCCGACCAGACGAACATGCTCGCGCTCAACGCGGCGATCGAGGCCGCGCGCGCCGGCGAACACGGCAAGGGCTTCGCCGTCGTGGCCGATGAAGTGCGCAAGCTCGCCGAACGGACGTCGAACTCGACGCAGGAAATCAGCCGCATGATCAAGACCGTGCAGACCGAAACGCAGCAGGCGGTCAATGCCATGCGGCGCGGCAGCACGGAAGCGGCGCAGGGCAACGAGTACGCCGAGCAGGCGAGCAGCGCCCTGGAGAAGATTCTGATCGAGACGCAGAAGGTGGTCGACATGATCACCCAGATCGCCACGGCGACCGAAGAGCAGTCGGCCACCAGTACGGTGATCGCGCAGAATGTGGAAACGATGGCCGTGCGTCGTCGGAATCCGCGAAGGGTGTCGCCGGCACGCCGAGTCGAGCGCGACCTTCAGGAGCTGACCGATCAGCTCGGCACCATCGTGAGCCGGTTCAATATCGGCGACCGCCACACGACGACCGCTTCGGCGGAGGTGCACGCCCACGCCTGA
- a CDS encoding SUMF1/EgtB/PvdO family nonheme iron enzyme has protein sequence MEQLFEGVRRARQTVHREHIQSLEQFQDEFEQLIRKVLTWHGRRLVVFIDDLDRCLPEKAIEVLEAIKLFMDVEGCIFVLGLDRDVIARGIEMKYRERGADDRQFAIDGASYLEKIIQVPFRIPPIEPGVMGSFVRNMMPEPLSACGDIFAAGMGESPRQVKRTVNTFLLLWKLASRAGLGAVRLAKIVAIQQIEPELYEQLRRMPHLMRDLEAYYRHLEHPEDIPSASRQLKDEARYEELAPALKPFARNATIRRILLAHSADAAHQFNALPADELTRYFTLTQRTEMPEPEAPARERRQAPLARPIEPQIVAIPAGSFPMGTSEGQATALRRIGLPSEALKMEMPRHQVALSAFGIGKYPVTNAEYLPFINDTGHRQPDHWQTIAIEGKESHPVVNVSWDDAMAFCAWLSRHTGKRYALPSEAQWEYACRAGSDTIYPFGDAPAGLDAHAWYEANSRGDTHPVGARQPNAWNVYDLLGNVWEWCADAFAADAYTQRAPRGVADPAVAEGLYRTLRGGSYLNAPQDVRCAARGSDYPFVRTDRIGFRVVLLPDAAS, from the coding sequence ATGGAGCAGCTGTTCGAGGGCGTTCGGCGCGCCCGCCAGACCGTGCACCGCGAACACATCCAGTCGCTCGAACAATTCCAGGACGAATTCGAGCAGCTCATCCGCAAGGTCCTGACCTGGCACGGACGCCGGCTCGTCGTGTTCATCGACGACCTCGACCGGTGTTTGCCCGAAAAGGCGATCGAGGTGCTTGAGGCGATCAAGCTGTTCATGGATGTGGAGGGCTGCATCTTCGTGCTCGGGCTGGACCGCGACGTGATCGCGCGCGGCATCGAGATGAAATACCGGGAGCGCGGCGCCGACGACCGGCAGTTCGCGATCGACGGGGCCAGCTATCTGGAGAAGATCATCCAGGTGCCGTTCCGCATCCCGCCCATCGAACCCGGGGTGATGGGAAGCTTCGTCCGCAACATGATGCCGGAGCCCCTGTCCGCCTGCGGCGACATCTTCGCCGCCGGCATGGGCGAAAGCCCGCGCCAGGTCAAGCGCACCGTCAATACCTTCCTGCTGCTCTGGAAGCTGGCCTCACGGGCCGGGCTGGGCGCCGTGCGTCTGGCCAAGATCGTTGCCATCCAGCAGATCGAGCCCGAATTGTACGAACAGCTCCGTCGCATGCCCCACCTCATGCGCGATCTGGAGGCCTACTACCGTCACCTCGAACACCCTGAGGACATCCCGAGCGCGTCGCGCCAGCTGAAGGACGAGGCTCGCTACGAGGAACTGGCGCCGGCGCTGAAACCCTTCGCCCGCAACGCCACGATACGGCGCATCCTGCTCGCGCACAGCGCCGACGCTGCCCATCAGTTCAACGCGCTGCCGGCTGACGAACTCACGCGCTATTTCACCCTCACGCAGCGCACGGAGATGCCCGAACCAGAGGCGCCTGCGCGCGAACGCCGGCAGGCCCCGCTCGCCCGGCCCATCGAACCCCAGATCGTCGCCATCCCGGCCGGCTCGTTCCCGATGGGGACGTCCGAAGGCCAGGCGACGGCGCTGCGCCGCATCGGCCTGCCGTCCGAGGCGCTGAAAATGGAGATGCCGCGCCATCAGGTCGCGCTCAGCGCCTTCGGCATCGGCAAGTACCCGGTGACGAACGCGGAATATCTCCCGTTCATCAACGACACAGGGCATCGCCAGCCCGACCACTGGCAAACGATCGCCATCGAGGGCAAGGAATCGCACCCCGTCGTCAACGTGAGTTGGGACGACGCGATGGCCTTCTGCGCGTGGCTGTCGCGCCACACCGGGAAACGGTACGCGCTGCCGAGCGAGGCACAGTGGGAATACGCGTGCCGCGCCGGCTCGGATACCATCTATCCGTTTGGGGATGCCCCCGCCGGCCTCGACGCCCATGCCTGGTATGAAGCCAACAGCCGCGGCGACACCCATCCCGTCGGCGCCCGACAGCCCAACGCGTGGAACGTGTACGACCTCCTCGGCAATGTGTGGGAGTGGTGCGCCGACGCGTTTGCGGCCGACGCCTATACCCAGCGCGCCCCGCGGGGCGTCGCAGATCCCGCGGTCGCGGAGGGCTTGTACCGCACCCTCCGGGGCGGATCCTACCTCAATGCCCCCCAGGATGTCCGCTGCGCCGCGCGCGGTAGCGATTACCCCTTCGTGCGTACGGACCGGATCGGCTTCCGCGTCGTGCTCCTGCCGGACGCCGCCTCGTGA
- a CDS encoding P-loop NTPase fold protein produces MSQRPTIISDRYTDVDRLNVSDYVRALAEVVADPDSDTPLTIGVFGPWGSGKTSMMRMMQRALETGPVAEQFPNASDYAVVWFDAWKYEREDALWRALVLRVLHTIRHLPHVSETTFQKQFDDLERSLYRVVEREELGKLEIQWGEVARGAGRGSFISASTCSRGSARCCRNCSKKHRINSPATTWSSCSRAFGAPARPCTANTSSRSNNSRTNSSSSSARS; encoded by the coding sequence ATGTCCCAACGCCCGACGATCATCAGCGATCGCTACACCGATGTCGATCGCCTCAACGTTTCCGATTACGTCCGCGCCCTCGCCGAGGTCGTCGCCGATCCCGACTCCGACACGCCGCTGACCATCGGCGTCTTCGGTCCCTGGGGATCGGGCAAGACGTCGATGATGCGCATGATGCAGCGCGCCCTCGAGACCGGCCCCGTGGCCGAGCAATTTCCGAACGCGAGCGACTACGCCGTCGTCTGGTTCGATGCCTGGAAATACGAGCGGGAAGACGCGTTGTGGCGTGCGCTGGTGCTGCGGGTGCTTCACACCATCCGGCACCTGCCGCATGTCAGCGAGACGACCTTTCAAAAGCAGTTCGACGACCTGGAACGGAGCCTGTACCGCGTCGTCGAGCGGGAGGAACTCGGCAAGCTGGAAATCCAGTGGGGCGAGGTGGCCAGGGGCGCCGGCAGGGGCTCGTTCATCTCGGCCTCAACATGCTCCCGGGGATCGGCCCGCTGCTGCCGAAACTGCTCGAAAAAGCACAGGATCAACTCGCCGGCGACGACATGGAGCAGCTGTTCGAGGGCGTTCGGCGCGCCCGCCAGACCGTGCACCGCGAACACATCCAGTCGCTCGAACAATTCCAGGACGAATTCGAGCAGCTCATCCGCAAGGTCCTGA
- a CDS encoding methyltransferase domain-containing protein, producing the protein MPTESNASRLLRQFGQIDIYLFDQILRGRFDARRRLLDAGCGRGRNLVYFMQEGFDVYGVDQQDGAIASIRRLAAQHGVADPDRRFETADLAALLTRTTTSTPSSAAPSCISPGMRRTSRP; encoded by the coding sequence ATGCCCACTGAATCGAACGCGTCCCGGCTGCTCCGGCAGTTCGGACAGATCGACATCTATCTGTTCGATCAGATCCTGCGCGGACGGTTCGACGCCCGCCGGCGCCTCCTCGACGCCGGCTGCGGCCGCGGACGCAATCTCGTCTATTTCATGCAGGAGGGCTTCGACGTTTACGGCGTCGACCAGCAGGACGGCGCCATCGCGTCGATCCGCCGGCTCGCCGCCCAGCACGGCGTCGCGGACCCGGATCGCCGTTTCGAGACCGCCGATCTCGCGGCCCTCCTTACCCGGACGACCACTTCGACGCCGTCGTCTGCAGCGCCGTCCTGCATTTCGCCCGGGATGAGGCGCACTTCGAGGCCATGA
- a CDS encoding AGE family epimerase/isomerase produces MSRPPSSCSTPPRPSAVPTDATLAAGRLMVEHALRYGWDEATGGFYDMGYYMKGDDRPTIVRRTKTWWAQAEALTTFAVMAQHVPAERARFLDLFDRQWSFVQDYLIDTEYGGWYDSSLDAAPDRKTGAKSQIWKGPYHTARSLMQSIDRLEDLGVFSD; encoded by the coding sequence ATGTCGAGACCGCCTTCCTCCTGCTCGACGCCGCCGAGGCCCTCGGCTGTCCCGACCGACGCCACCCTGGCCGCCGGCCGCCTGATGGTCGAACACGCCCTCAGGTACGGATGGGACGAGGCGACCGGCGGATTCTACGATATGGGCTACTATATGAAGGGCGACGATCGTCCCACGATCGTGCGGCGCACCAAGACCTGGTGGGCGCAGGCCGAGGCGCTGACGACGTTTGCCGTGATGGCCCAGCACGTGCCGGCGGAGCGCGCGCGCTTCCTGGATCTGTTCGATCGGCAATGGTCCTTCGTGCAGGACTACCTCATCGACACGGAATACGGCGGCTGGTACGACTCCAGCCTCGACGCCGCGCCGGACCGGAAGACGGGCGCCAAATCCCAGATCTGGAAAGGCCCCTATCATACCGCGCGCTCGCTCATGCAGAGCATCGACCGCCTGGAAGACCTCGGTGTTTTCTCCGATTGA
- a CDS encoding cold shock domain-containing protein, which produces MPTGKVKWFNPEKGYGFIIPDEGGRDLFVHLSAVKGMSFGDALEEGQPVEFNVQETQKGLQAVDVKLTD; this is translated from the coding sequence ATGCCAACCGGAAAAGTCAAATGGTTCAATCCTGAAAAAGGGTACGGATTCATCATTCCCGATGAAGGCGGGCGCGATCTTTTCGTGCACCTTTCAGCGGTGAAGGGGATGTCCTTCGGCGATGCGCTCGAAGAAGGCCAGCCCGTCGAATTCAACGTTCAGGAAACCCAGAAAGGGTTGCAGGCTGTCGACGTCAAGTTGACGGACTGA
- a CDS encoding mandelate racemase/muconate lactonizing enzyme family protein, with the protein MEREQPTPASSRRNFLKKSALGGLSLGALMHAGSDEQLAYATQNVSRFSGPSDLKITDLRIAEIKDAPMRVPIIRIDTNQGISGYGEVRDGGSKRYALFLKSRLLGENPCNVERVFKKIKQFGHHGRQGGGVSGVEMALWDLAGKAYGVPVYQLIGGKYRDKVRLYTDTTQSRDPQEFARRLKARIDDGGFTFLKMDLGIGLIRDVPGALITPLDFNWQEYNQQMHPFTRVQITDKGIALMADYVAAVRETIGYQVPLAADHFGHIGVNECIRLANALEPYNMAWLEDLVPWQLTEMWQEITRAVNVPTLTGEDIFLKEAFINLIDARAVDMVQPDLASAGGILETKKIGDYAEEHGVAMAMHFAGSPISFMANVHCAAATQNFVALEHHSVEVPWWEDLVTGIDKPLNKEGFVTVPEQPGLGIELNPEVIKEHLVEGEAYFAPTPEWNEDRSWDRLWS; encoded by the coding sequence ATGGAACGCGAACAGCCCACGCCGGCGTCCTCCCGCCGTAATTTCCTCAAGAAAAGCGCCCTCGGCGGCCTCAGCCTGGGCGCCCTCATGCACGCCGGCTCCGACGAGCAACTCGCCTACGCGACGCAGAACGTGAGCCGGTTCTCCGGCCCGTCGGACCTCAAGATCACCGACCTCCGCATCGCCGAAATCAAGGATGCGCCGATGCGGGTGCCCATCATCCGGATCGACACGAACCAGGGCATTTCGGGCTATGGCGAGGTGCGCGACGGCGGCAGCAAGCGATACGCCCTGTTCCTGAAAAGCCGGCTCCTCGGCGAAAACCCCTGCAACGTCGAGCGCGTGTTCAAGAAGATCAAGCAGTTCGGCCACCACGGCCGGCAGGGCGGCGGAGTGTCGGGCGTGGAGATGGCGCTGTGGGACCTCGCCGGCAAGGCGTACGGCGTGCCGGTCTACCAGCTCATCGGCGGCAAATACCGGGACAAGGTGCGGCTCTACACCGATACGACGCAGTCGAGGGATCCCCAGGAATTCGCGCGCCGCCTGAAGGCCCGCATCGACGACGGAGGGTTCACGTTTCTGAAGATGGATCTCGGGATCGGACTGATCCGGGACGTACCGGGGGCGCTGATCACGCCGCTGGATTTCAACTGGCAGGAATACAACCAGCAGATGCACCCGTTCACCCGGGTGCAGATCACGGACAAGGGAATTGCGCTGATGGCCGACTACGTGGCCGCCGTGCGCGAAACGATCGGGTACCAGGTGCCGCTGGCCGCCGACCACTTCGGGCACATCGGCGTCAACGAATGCATCCGCCTCGCGAACGCCCTCGAACCGTACAACATGGCCTGGTTAGAGGACCTCGTGCCGTGGCAGCTCACGGAGATGTGGCAGGAAATCACGCGCGCAGTAAATGTCCCCACCCTTACGGGTGAGGACATTTTCCTGAAGGAGGCCTTTATCAATCTGATCGATGCACGCGCCGTGGACATGGTTCAACCGGATCTCGCCTCAGCAGGCGGCATCCTGGAAACAAAGAAGATTGGCGACTATGCGGAAGAACATGGCGTGGCCATGGCTATGCACTTCGCCGGCTCCCCCATCTCCTTTATGGCAAACGTTCACTGCGCTGCCGCAACCCAAAACTTCGTGGCACTGGAGCATCACTCGGTGGAGGTGCCCTGGTGGGAAGACCTGGTTACAGGCATCGACAAACCGCTGAACAAAGAGGGCTTTGTCACGGTGCCCGAACAGCCCGGGCTCGGTATCGAACTCAATCCAGAGGTGATAAAAGAACACCTGGTCGAAGGAGAGGCGTATTTTGCACCTACACCGGAATGGAACGAGGATCGATCCTGGGATCGGCTCTGGAGCTAG